The Candidatus Saccharimonadales bacterium genome contains a region encoding:
- a CDS encoding ubiquitin-like domain-containing protein, with protein sequence MLNVTKPFSRQILVAAMSCLAVALLGLVLVNTVHAESANPESGKRLILVHDNGVDRGLLTRQTTLRKALAEAKIPVDPNDITEPGLDEKLEANNYEANVYRARPVTIVDGETRIKVMSAYRTAKQIVSSADVTLRNEDITEIKANTDIVSQGTGVRLEITRATEFTLMLYGKKVTAYTQGKTVGAMIKEKSIKLASDDTVSVSLNVPITAGTTVEIWRNGVQTVTEEQAVPFVVQKVLDMDRPVGYHEIKTKGEPGTRLVTYEIDAKDGREISRKEIQNVVSNDPVKQVELVGNKPSNPLSKSKGAAYFTDSQGVSHRETYYDLPMNVVINACGGGTYSVRADGAKIDRDGYILVAANYGRYPRCTVVETSMGLGKVYDTGGFAAVHPDGFDLATDWTNNNGN encoded by the coding sequence ATGTTAAACGTAACGAAACCCTTTAGCCGGCAGATACTTGTTGCCGCTATGAGCTGCCTTGCGGTGGCTCTTTTAGGACTTGTGCTAGTGAATACCGTACATGCAGAATCTGCTAACCCCGAATCTGGTAAGCGGCTTATTCTTGTACATGATAACGGGGTCGACCGGGGACTTTTGACCCGTCAGACGACTCTGCGCAAAGCTCTTGCAGAGGCTAAGATTCCCGTTGACCCGAACGATATTACCGAACCTGGTCTTGACGAAAAGCTTGAGGCAAATAACTACGAGGCGAATGTCTACCGGGCCCGGCCAGTCACGATTGTCGATGGCGAAACGCGTATTAAAGTTATGTCGGCATACCGCACGGCTAAACAGATTGTGAGTAGCGCCGATGTCACGCTCCGTAACGAGGATATTACGGAAATAAAAGCCAATACCGATATCGTTAGCCAAGGTACCGGGGTGCGGTTAGAAATTACCCGCGCAACCGAATTTACCCTTATGCTGTACGGCAAAAAGGTCACTGCGTACACGCAAGGTAAGACTGTCGGGGCAATGATAAAAGAAAAAAGCATTAAGTTAGCAAGTGATGATACCGTCTCCGTATCCCTAAACGTGCCAATAACAGCAGGAACGACAGTAGAGATCTGGCGTAACGGTGTACAAACGGTAACCGAAGAACAAGCAGTGCCGTTTGTTGTCCAGAAAGTTCTTGATATGGACCGTCCTGTTGGTTACCACGAAATTAAAACCAAGGGCGAGCCGGGTACGCGTCTTGTCACATACGAGATTGACGCAAAAGATGGCAGAGAAATCAGCCGCAAGGAAATTCAGAATGTCGTTAGTAACGATCCGGTAAAGCAAGTCGAGCTTGTCGGTAATAAACCAAGCAACCCACTAAGCAAGTCAAAGGGCGCGGCCTATTTTACGGATAGCCAAGGGGTGAGTCATCGTGAAACCTACTACGATTTACCAATGAATGTCGTCATAAATGCCTGTGGCGGCGGCACTTATAGTGTCCGCGCTGACGGTGCTAAGATCGACCGTGACGGCTATATTCTAGTAGCGGCAAATTACGGCCGTTACCCGCGTTGTACGGTGGTAGAAACAAGTATGGGGCTTGGAAAGGTGTACGATACGGGTGGTTTTGCCGCAGTACACCCAGATGGCTTTGACCTTGCAACTGACTGGACTAACAATAATGGGAATTAA
- a CDS encoding ubiquitin-like domain-containing protein, giving the protein MNRLIQKTRTPYGAIIAASCLLILILGVVMATRTYAVSPDAAVASGKRLITIHDDGQDKGVLTRATTMRQALAEAKINLDVNDTVEPGLDEELVGNNYEANIYRARPVTIVDGAIRTKVMSPYRTASQIVKQAGMVLQDEDLTKIAANTDLVSEGTGVSLTIDRATPVTLVLYGKQTQTYTQAATVGEMLEEKKVTLAKDDTLSVVQSTPLKSGLIIELWRNGKQTLTQEEEIPFDTDKVQDSAREVGYKEVKTPGEKGKKTVTYELAMKNGKEENRSVIQSVETKKSVKQVEIVGSKLTNTFSGDFAGALARLRSCESGGNYANKKNPKYRGAYQYDYSTWANYGGFYDPADAPPALQDEKAWLTYQKRGWQPWPSCSKSQGLQDIYR; this is encoded by the coding sequence ATGAACAGACTTATTCAGAAAACCAGAACCCCTTACGGTGCTATTATCGCGGCTAGCTGTCTTTTGATTTTAATTTTGGGCGTTGTTATGGCGACGCGTACGTACGCCGTTTCACCAGACGCCGCGGTAGCATCTGGTAAACGTCTGATCACCATCCACGATGATGGTCAGGATAAAGGTGTTCTGACAAGGGCTACGACGATGCGCCAAGCACTCGCTGAGGCAAAGATTAACCTTGATGTAAATGACACTGTCGAGCCAGGCCTCGATGAGGAGCTTGTCGGTAATAACTACGAAGCCAATATCTATCGTGCGCGTCCAGTGACTATCGTTGACGGGGCTATCCGCACCAAGGTTATGTCGCCGTATCGCACGGCTTCTCAGATTGTCAAACAAGCTGGTATGGTGCTACAGGACGAAGACCTTACAAAGATTGCGGCAAATACCGATCTTGTTTCTGAAGGAACCGGCGTTAGCTTAACGATTGACCGCGCAACACCCGTTACTCTTGTACTATATGGCAAACAAACGCAGACATACACGCAAGCCGCTACTGTCGGTGAAATGCTAGAAGAAAAGAAGGTGACGCTTGCCAAAGACGATACATTGTCCGTGGTCCAATCTACCCCGCTCAAATCTGGTCTGATCATCGAGCTCTGGCGTAATGGCAAACAGACACTTACGCAGGAAGAGGAAATTCCATTTGATACCGATAAGGTGCAAGATTCTGCACGCGAAGTCGGTTACAAAGAAGTGAAAACTCCAGGCGAAAAGGGTAAGAAGACGGTTACCTATGAGCTTGCTATGAAGAACGGCAAAGAAGAGAACCGATCCGTTATTCAGAGTGTCGAGACGAAGAAGTCTGTGAAGCAAGTTGAAATCGTAGGATCTAAACTGACGAATACATTCAGTGGTGATTTTGCTGGCGCCTTGGCTCGCCTTCGCAGTTGTGAATCTGGCGGTAACTATGCCAACAAAAAGAATCCAAAGTACCGAGGGGCATACCAATACGACTACTCAACTTGGGCAAACTACGGTGGATTCTACGATCCTGCAGATGCACCTCCGGCATTGCAAGATGAAAAAGCTTGGCTGACATATCAAAAACGTGGATGGCAGCCTTGGCCATCTTGTTCAAAGAGCCAGGGCCTACAGGATATCTACCGTTAA
- the rsmA gene encoding 16S rRNA (adenine(1518)-N(6)/adenine(1519)-N(6))-dimethyltransferase RsmA: MSAPKKSLGQHWLKDRDVLEHIADCAELEDTDTVLEIGPGLGTLTSVLLRQSMGVIAVEFDEELARKLPAQFPGKNLHVVQSDILSFDLSGLPADYKVVANVPYYITSKIVQLLMTTENKPSIAVLLIQKEVAERLAAKPGDMSILAISAQLFADVTLGDVVPAEFFTPPPKVDSQVVILKTRQQPFLTDISEKDFFRVVKAGFSAKRKMLRSSLSGGLGISKPEAEELLKKANIDPNTRAESLSLDDWVRVARATA; the protein is encoded by the coding sequence ATGTCTGCACCTAAAAAATCTCTCGGACAGCACTGGTTAAAAGATCGTGACGTACTTGAGCACATTGCGGATTGTGCGGAGTTAGAAGATACGGATACCGTGCTTGAGATCGGTCCTGGACTGGGAACGCTCACCTCTGTCCTTCTTCGTCAGTCCATGGGCGTTATTGCCGTTGAATTTGACGAAGAGCTAGCACGTAAACTTCCCGCACAGTTCCCTGGCAAAAACCTGCACGTAGTCCAAAGTGATATCCTTTCCTTTGATCTCTCGGGCTTGCCAGCCGATTACAAAGTCGTTGCAAACGTTCCGTACTATATCACGAGTAAAATCGTGCAGCTTTTAATGACTACCGAAAACAAACCGAGTATTGCCGTTTTGTTGATCCAAAAAGAAGTTGCCGAGCGGCTAGCGGCAAAACCTGGTGATATGAGTATCCTGGCGATAAGCGCTCAATTATTTGCAGATGTTACGCTCGGTGATGTTGTGCCTGCCGAATTCTTTACGCCACCTCCAAAAGTTGATTCACAGGTGGTCATCTTAAAGACCAGACAACAACCCTTTTTAACGGATATTTCCGAAAAAGATTTCTTCCGCGTGGTCAAAGCCGGATTCTCGGCAAAACGTAAAATGCTCCGGAGTAGTTTATCTGGGGGGCTGGGTATTTCAAAACCAGAAGCCGAAGAATTACTGAAAAAAGCTAATATAGACCCAAACACTCGCGCTGAGAGTTTATCACTTGATGACTGGGTCAGGGTTGCAAGAGCCACCGCATGA